From the genome of Natrinema marinum:
ACTACGGGCACTGCAAGACGGTGGGCTCGTGGAGTACTACGACGAGGATCGGGGTCTATATCAGATCAGTAAGCGGGGTCGAAAGTACCTCGCTGGGGAACTTGATGCCGATGATCTCGGGCCAACTGAAAGTTGATCGCTGAATGCGTTCGCTGGTATCGTGGCCCCTTAGGGGCACGAACGTACCGATTTGTATCAGGTCATTCAAATAGCGGATCAGTAAACAGATCCGCAGCCCCCGAGACCCCTGACAACGCATCCGCGGCCAGCACCGCCGCCCCGCAGGTCCACGTCGGCCGCTCGCCCGGCCAGAACTCCTCGTCTTCGAACTGGTAGCCCGTCCAGAATATCCCCTCGTCGTCGGTCCACTGGAACAGCCACTCGTAGATCTCGCGGGCGCGCTCTTGTCGCCCCACCGCAGCCAGCGAAATCACCAGTTCGCAGGACTCGGCGACGGTCACCCACGGCTCGTCGTCGACGCACCGACATCCCAGGCCTTCCTCGAGAAACCGGTCCAGTCCGGCCTCGAGCCGATTGCGCGCCGGGTCGCCGGTCAGGACGCCACAGAGGACGGGGTAGAACCAGTCCATCGCGTACCGGGACTTGCTCTCCCACGTGCGGTCGAAGCGGTCGGGTCGGGTGCGGATCGCCTCGCCGAGGCGGGTGCGGGCCTCGAGCCAGCGCTCGCGGGCGTCGGTGAAGCCGAGTTCGCCCGCGATCGCCGCGCCGCAGGCCAGGCTCTTGTACAGCGAGGCGCAGCCCGAAATCAGCGCGTCCTCGTAGGGCTCGCCGTCCGGGCTGACCGACCAGTAGATCTCGCCGCTGTCGGCCTGCTGGGCGCACGCGAACGCGAGCGCGTCGCGGACGGTCGGCCACAGGTCTGCGAGAAACCCGCGGTCGCCGGTACACAGGTAGTGGTGCCAGACGCCGACGGCGACGTAGGCGCTGCGGTGGGTCTCCTTGCGCGGCTCGTCACCCGCGTGGGCGCCGTCCCCGTCTTCGGGGTCGCCGTAGGTCGCCCAGAGCGCGCCGTCATCGTGCTGGGCGTCGGCCACCCACCGATAGGCGCGCTCGGCCGCGTCACGGCGACCGGCGACCGACAGCCCCATCGCGCTCTCGACGTGATCCCAGGGGTCGGCCGGGCCGTCGGGGTACCAGAGGACGAGGCCGTCCGCGCGCTGGGCGCGCTCGATGTAGTCGACCGCGGGCTCGAGGCCCCACGCCGACAGCGACTGCCGGCCGGTGGCGTCGCTCACGCCTGTCCCTCCAGCCGGAAGTAGTAGACGACGCTCTTGCCGACCACGGGGTCGAGCGCCCGCTCGAGCAGCCGTACCGGACGGGGCGACTCGAGGATGTCCCACTCCAGAAAGCGGTCGTAGGCCCGCAGCGGCAGCGGCGCGTCGCCCGCCTGATCGCGGTCCCACCAGAGACACTTCAGCCACCAGTAGGGCGCGTGCAGGGCGTGGGCGAAGTGGCCGCCGACTTTTCGGAAGCCCCGGCGCTCGACCGCGGCCCGGAGCTCCTCGCGGTCGAAGATGCGGACGTGGCCGCCCTCGACCTGGTGGTACTCGTCCGACAGCGCCCAGCAGACCCGCTCGGGCCCCGCTCGGGGCACGCTCACCGCGAGCGTCCCGCCGGGCGCACAGACCCGCCGGAGTTCGTCTATCGCCGCCTCGTAGTCCGGAATGTGCTCCAAAACTTCGGTACAGCAGACGACGTCGAACGCGCCGTCCGCGAAGGGGAGCCGGAGCGCGTCCCCGGACAGGAAGGTGACCGGTACGTCGGTCTCGCCGGTGATGTACTCCTCGTAGTCCTCGCGGGCGGCCGCCAGGCTCGCCGGCTCGAGGTCGAGGCCGACGACCTCCCCGACGTTCTCGAGGGCCGCGGCGTGGACGTGCCGGCCCTCGCCACAGCCCACGTCGAGAAGGCGCGTACTCGGCGTCAGCGGCAGCCGATCGAAGTCGATCGTCTCCATCTCAGCTCACCCGCGTTTCGATCGCGTCGCGGTACGTTCGGACGGTCTCGCGGGCGGCCCGTTCCCAGTCGAACTCTTCGACGATGCGCTCGCGACCTCGCTCGCCGAGCCGTCGGCGGCGCTCGTCGTCGGCCAGCAACTCGCGGATCGCCGCCGCGAGCGCGTCCGAATCGGCCGGCTCGACCAGCACGCCGGCGTCGCCGACCACTTCGGGCAGCCCCCCACCGGTGGTCGCGACGACCGGAACGCCGCAGGCCAGCGCCTCGCCGGCGGGAAGGCCAAAGCCCTCGTAGATCGACGGGACGACGGCGAGGTCGGCGGTGCCATAGAGGTCGACCATCCGATCGTAGCTGATCTCGCTGTGGGTCTCGATCGCGTCCTCGATTCCCAACTGCGCGATCAGCCGGTCGCAGTCGCCGCCCTCGTCGAACTCGCCGACGACGACGAGTTCGGCGTCGATGGTCTCGCGCACCTCGGCGAAGGCGGAGAGCAGGTAGCGCGCCCCCTTCAGCGGTACGTCGGCGCTGACGGTCGTCATGATCCGCGGGCGGTCGCGGGGCCGCTCGCGGGGCTCGAACAGCTCCGTGTCGATGCCGTTGTGGACGACGCGGATCGCGTCGGGGTCGGCATCGAAATCGGAGACGGTGTGGCGCTTGGCCGACTCGGAGACGGTCAGAACGTGGGGGAGGTCCTGAACGACCTCGCGTTGCATCTCGAGGAAGCGGTACCACCGCCGGATCAGCAGTCGCTCCGTCCAGTCGTCGGCCGCGCCGAGGGCGGCGTCGCGGTCGACGGTGATCGGGTGGTGAACCGTCGCCACGACGGGGTGGCCCCGCTCGCGCAGCGCGTGGAGCCCGTGACAGAGCGACTGGTTGTCGTGGATCACGTCGTACTCGGGCTCGTGTTCGTCGAAGTAGTCGACGACGCGACGGCCGAAGGCGTAGGGGTCGGGGAAGCCGCCGGTGAGCGCGCTCAGCCACTCGTAGAGCGCGAGCGGATCGCGGAGATAGGCGGGCTCGAACTGGCCCAGTCGGTCGAGTTCGTCGACGATGTTCTCGCCGGGCAGTTTCACCAGCCCGACGTCGTCGTCCAGTTCCGGATAGGGCTTGCCCGAGATCACGTCGACGGAGTGGCCGAGGTCGGTCAGCGCCCGGCTCAGATACTTCACGTAGACGCCCTGGCCCCCCGAATACGGGTTCGACCGGTAGCTCAACAGACAGATATCGAGCGGCGCGTCGGGTTCGGCCGCCTCGAGCGACGGTTCCGACTCCGCCGTCGCACCCGCGGCGGTCGCCCCACCTGCCGACGCGGACGAGGTAATAACGCTCCCCCGGAGAAGACGTCTGAACGTACCAATGACCATCGCAGTCTATCCTGCATGTGTGGGCACTCCCTCATAAACCTCCCGCTCGTGTACTGTTTCTTGACAGTGTGCAGTCTCGAAACGCGCCTCGAGAGTGGGTCGGCCGGCGGGCACGCGATCGGATAGTTGTGTCCTCGAGCGGGCGGAACGCGCCGTCTCGACTCGAGGTGTCGCGGCGCGGGCGACCGGTCGCCACACTGGGTGGTCCGCTCGGCTGTTCGCCGGCCGACATCTTCCGTGCCGACCGCTGACCGCCGACGCCGCGATCGGGTTATCGGGTGTCCCGCCGCATGGCGATCTCGAACCACGGACAGAGCCGGAGCTGGCGGTACCACTCCGGATGGGTGTGGAGTCGCTCGTAGGGAACCCACATCAGCCCGGCGACCTCCTCCTCGTTGGGATCGAGACTGCGGTCCGACAGCGTCAACTTGAGGACGGCACAGACCTCGTGTTCGACGCCCTCGTTCTCGAAGTAGCGCTTGTACTCGAAGCGGTCGGTCAGCCGCAGGTCGTCGTACTGGTCGGGCGTGATCCCCAGTTCCTCCTCGAGACGCTCGCGGGTCGCCTCCTCTTGGCTCTGGCCCTCGACGGGGTGGGAGGCGACGGTGCCGTCCCAGTAGGTCCCCCAGAGGCGCTTGTCGGGCGCTCGCTGGGCGAGCAGTACGTTGCCCTCGCCGTCGAAGACCAGCGAGGTGAACGCGCGGTGGCGGATGCCGTCGCCGGTGTGTGCGTCGAGTCGGTTGACCAACTCGAGTTCGTTGTCGTCGCCGTCGACGGCGATCACGTCCTGTCCCGCGTTCTTGTGTTCCAGCTCCTCGTCCGGGGTGCTCATACCCGCACAATTACGTCGACTCTTGAAACCAGTATCGTCTCGTCGCGGGGGTTTCGAATCGATACACGGGGACTATTGCGGTCGATCGAACGACTACAGTTCTCCGCCGTCCGGATCGGGTTGATACCGCTCGCCGACGGCGATGGTGAGCGTTTCGGCCTCCGTTTCGAGCCTGAGAGTTTCGGTCTCGAGCATCTCGCCGTCGAGGCTGTACTCAACGGAGTCCCGCCGGCTCTCGATCGCGAGCGACGGCGTTCGTCGCCGGACGATGTGGGTGCTATCGCGTCCGAACAGCTTTTGCATGGCCGCACCGCCGAGCAGGTTCACGGCCGCAGCGTCCTCGACGATCGTCACCTCGAACAGGCCGTCCTCAGCGTTGGCCTGTGCCGTTCGCGCGCCGGTGAACCGTCGACAGTTCCCGATGAGGACGAACATGGCCCGCCCTTCCCAGGCCCGCGTTCGTTTCCCGTCCGGTCCCGGCGCCGTCTCCACTCGGAGCGGCAACGAGTCGAACGACCCCACGGTCTCGAGTGTGTTTTTCACGTACGCGAGGACGCCCAGATTCGATTTGCTCTCCGGCGTCGTATTGCTGCTCGCCTCGGCGGTGACGCCGCCGACGCAGGAGTTGACGAAGACGCGCTCGTTCGCGATTCCGACGTCGATCGAGCGGCGTCGTCCCTCCTCGACCACCGTAAACGCGTGTTCGATACCCTCGATCCCGACGTTCGCCGCGAAGTTGTTTCCCGTCCCCGCCGGGACGACGGCGACGGTCGTCGTTGCGAACTCGTCCGCGGCGGCGATGCCGTTGACGACCGCGTTGAGCGTGCCGTCGCCACCGACGGCAGCCACGAGGTCGGCGTGGGATGCCGCGTCGCGTGCCAGGCGTTTCGCGTCGCCTTCTTCCTCGGTCTTTCGAACTTCGAACCCGTGTTCCGCTGCGAGTCGCTGGACATCGTCGACGTGATCACCGCTCCCGCTGACGGGATTGAGAACGAGAACGCGATCCTCGTCGGCTCGCCGTCCGTTCGGCCCCTCCGATCGCATACCACTGGAAACGCCGGCCGAGCGCAAAAGGGTCTGGCCGGCGTATGCGTTGCCGTGTACTCCGTCGACCTGCACGCGCACACGCGATTCTTCCACGGTCGTCGCGACCTCGGGGACCGTTTCGACCCGCTCGGCGTCCGACTCCTCGCCGAAGCGGCCGAGCGACGGGGTCTGGAGGGGGTCGCGACGACCAACCACGACTACTACACGCCGCTCGAGCCCGACGGCGGCGCCACCACGCTGCCGGGGATCGAGATCACGACGGACAGGGGCCACGTCCTCGTCGTCGGCCCCGACCCGCCGGCGGCGACGAAACCCGGCGCGCTCTCGCCCCGCGAGGCGGTCGCGCTGGCCCACGATCGCGACTGCGCCGCGATCGTCGCCCATCCGTTCCGCAATAGCTCCGTCCGGAAACTCGAGGACATCCCCTTCGACGCCATCGAGGTCAACGGCAAACACCCCCGGTCGCGCCCACTGGTCGAGGAACTAGCCCGCGAGCGCGACCTGCCGCTGGTCGGCGGCAGCGACGCCCACTACCCGTTCGAGGTGGGCCGGGCCTACACCGTCGTCGAGGCCGACTGCCTCACGCCCGAGGCTGTCGTCGATGCCATCCGCGACGGCCGGGTGAGCGCGCGCGTCTCGCACTCGTGGGTCGACAGCCTCCTGCGCCGGGGCTATCGGGTCATCCACGATCGCAAGCAGGTGACCGACGCGATAGAACAGCCGACGCCGGGTGTGGGGATGCCGCCGGGCGAAGAGTAACTCACAGCTGGCGGTCGCGAACGCGGTGCTGTGGACGCGACGGGCGGTTGGGGTGGACACCGTCGGAAGTGGTAGTCGCGCGGCCGCGCCCGGCGACGGATGAGGGCTAGCCTCGACGGCCGGCCGACCGCTCGATGCCGCGGATCCACCGCCGCGGTGCGATCGGTCGACGCCGGCGCTCGAGTCGCTTTCCGCCAGCTTAGAACTCTGCGATGAGATCGGCTAGACACTCCAGCGAGGCGTGACCCTGATACCGGATCGTCTCGCTCCGTTCGTCGTATTCGATGACGTTCGCGTCCGACAGCCGGGGGAGCACCGAGTGGCGAAGTGCGACCCGGTCTTCGCGGTGATCGTCGCCCTCGAGTTCGTTCGCGAGGTCCCGTACTGACGCGATGTCGTCCGGCGAGTTCCGGAAGTAGGCCAGGACAGCGCGGCGGCGGTGGTCAGCGAGCACGGTTAGGAGTTCGTCTTTCCTCTCGGGTGGAAGTGTGTCTTGGCAGCCCATGGTCGTGATTGCTGTGGTGCCCTCGCTGGGGTACTGCGTACGTGTCCATGTGTTGATCCACGAAATGGACGATACGTTACTGCCACTGGGGTGCTTACTGTGCGTAAAGTGGACACATACTGTCTGTTCTCCGTGTGAGGCCACACGTGTGTCAGACGGATAAGGATGGTTTTCACCCGGAAGCGTACAGTACGTTCCGATCGTCGTTTCGAGGAGTAGCAGGACTTCCAGCGGGGAGTCCGACCGTCGACCTACCCGAGTTCTTCGTCGAGAATCAGGCGCGTCTTCGTGCTCACGACCTCCTCCTGATCGCGGGCCTTCGTGATCAGATCGTTGACCCCGCGGGTGTCTGCGGCGTCGACGACGAGGACGATGTCCTGTTCGCCCGAGACCATCCAGACGAAGTCGACCTCCGCCCACTCGGCCATCCGCTCGGAGACCGCCTTGGTGTCGACGTCGACCGCGACGCCGATCTCGAGCATCGCCTGGACGTTGCCCGTGCGGGTCGAGATGGTAAAGCGCTCGATGACGTCGTCGTCCATCATGCGCTCG
Proteins encoded in this window:
- a CDS encoding ArsR family transcriptional regulator; this encodes MTRADDAILEFLLNEGNRPLIANPSTVEANIDYKISHVRRRLRALQDGGLVEYYDEDRGLYQISKRGRKYLAGELDADDLGPTES
- a CDS encoding prenyltransferase, giving the protein MSDATGRQSLSAWGLEPAVDYIERAQRADGLVLWYPDGPADPWDHVESAMGLSVAGRRDAAERAYRWVADAQHDDGALWATYGDPEDGDGAHAGDEPRKETHRSAYVAVGVWHHYLCTGDRGFLADLWPTVRDALAFACAQQADSGEIYWSVSPDGEPYEDALISGCASLYKSLACGAAIAGELGFTDARERWLEARTRLGEAIRTRPDRFDRTWESKSRYAMDWFYPVLCGVLTGDPARNRLEAGLDRFLEEGLGCRCVDDEPWVTVAESCELVISLAAVGRQERAREIYEWLFQWTDDEGIFWTGYQFEDEEFWPGERPTWTCGAAVLAADALSGVSGAADLFTDPLFE
- a CDS encoding class I SAM-dependent methyltransferase gives rise to the protein METIDFDRLPLTPSTRLLDVGCGEGRHVHAAALENVGEVVGLDLEPASLAAAREDYEEYITGETDVPVTFLSGDALRLPFADGAFDVVCCTEVLEHIPDYEAAIDELRRVCAPGGTLAVSVPRAGPERVCWALSDEYHQVEGGHVRIFDREELRAAVERRGFRKVGGHFAHALHAPYWWLKCLWWDRDQAGDAPLPLRAYDRFLEWDILESPRPVRLLERALDPVVGKSVVYYFRLEGQA
- a CDS encoding glycosyltransferase family 4 protein, with translation MVIGTFRRLLRGSVITSSASAGGATAAGATAESEPSLEAAEPDAPLDICLLSYRSNPYSGGQGVYVKYLSRALTDLGHSVDVISGKPYPELDDDVGLVKLPGENIVDELDRLGQFEPAYLRDPLALYEWLSALTGGFPDPYAFGRRVVDYFDEHEPEYDVIHDNQSLCHGLHALRERGHPVVATVHHPITVDRDAALGAADDWTERLLIRRWYRFLEMQREVVQDLPHVLTVSESAKRHTVSDFDADPDAIRVVHNGIDTELFEPRERPRDRPRIMTTVSADVPLKGARYLLSAFAEVRETIDAELVVVGEFDEGGDCDRLIAQLGIEDAIETHSEISYDRMVDLYGTADLAVVPSIYEGFGLPAGEALACGVPVVATTGGGLPEVVGDAGVLVEPADSDALAAAIRELLADDERRRRLGERGRERIVEEFDWERAARETVRTYRDAIETRVS
- a CDS encoding NUDIX hydrolase, whose protein sequence is MSTPDEELEHKNAGQDVIAVDGDDNELELVNRLDAHTGDGIRHRAFTSLVFDGEGNVLLAQRAPDKRLWGTYWDGTVASHPVEGQSQEEATRERLEEELGITPDQYDDLRLTDRFEYKRYFENEGVEHEVCAVLKLTLSDRSLDPNEEEVAGLMWVPYERLHTHPEWYRQLRLCPWFEIAMRRDTR
- a CDS encoding diacylglycerol/lipid kinase family protein; amino-acid sequence: MRSEGPNGRRADEDRVLVLNPVSGSGDHVDDVQRLAAEHGFEVRKTEEEGDAKRLARDAASHADLVAAVGGDGTLNAVVNGIAAADEFATTTVAVVPAGTGNNFAANVGIEGIEHAFTVVEEGRRRSIDVGIANERVFVNSCVGGVTAEASSNTTPESKSNLGVLAYVKNTLETVGSFDSLPLRVETAPGPDGKRTRAWEGRAMFVLIGNCRRFTGARTAQANAEDGLFEVTIVEDAAAVNLLGGAAMQKLFGRDSTHIVRRRTPSLAIESRRDSVEYSLDGEMLETETLRLETEAETLTIAVGERYQPDPDGGEL
- a CDS encoding PHP domain-containing protein; the encoded protein is MYSVDLHAHTRFFHGRRDLGDRFDPLGVRLLAEAAERRGLEGVATTNHDYYTPLEPDGGATTLPGIEITTDRGHVLVVGPDPPAATKPGALSPREAVALAHDRDCAAIVAHPFRNSSVRKLEDIPFDAIEVNGKHPRSRPLVEELARERDLPLVGGSDAHYPFEVGRAYTVVEADCLTPEAVVDAIRDGRVSARVSHSWVDSLLRRGYRVIHDRKQVTDAIEQPTPGVGMPPGEE
- a CDS encoding DUF7344 domain-containing protein, which gives rise to MLADHRRRAVLAYFRNSPDDIASVRDLANELEGDDHREDRVALRHSVLPRLSDANVIEYDERSETIRYQGHASLECLADLIAEF
- a CDS encoding Lrp/AsnC family transcriptional regulator — encoded protein: MDDLDRRILDILRRDARTPYTEIADEVGTSEGTVRNRVERMMDDDVIERFTISTRTGNVQAMLEIGVAVDVDTKAVSERMAEWAEVDFVWMVSGEQDIVLVVDAADTRGVNDLITKARDQEEVVSTKTRLILDEELG